One genomic window of Glycine max cultivar Williams 82 chromosome 16, Glycine_max_v4.0, whole genome shotgun sequence includes the following:
- the LOC102668286 gene encoding putative glycine-rich cell wall structural protein 1, which produces MLVVVASGGSGRGGINGGGGGSNSDGGGRSVDGDGGDSTSGGIVGSGGGDNDSGDGNGIHGSSDGGSNASGDGDGDVDGYDGGSDNGGCRVGGGSNEVGGGGDEGGGDENDSSNALMVMVVVAMSVVVVMLVTMVVAMMMEVVVTVLVIVVISNYDDDSDGCGGVVVVMTEVVAIVLDLNDSIPMCYSLVGLIIGHRSG; this is translated from the exons ATGTTGGTGGTTGTAGCTAGTGGTGGCAGTGGCAGAGGTGGTAttaatggtggtggtggtggcagcAACAGTGATGGTGGTGGTAGAAGTGttgatggtgatggtggtgaTAGTACCAGTGGTGGTATTGTTggtagtggtggtggtgataaTGATAGTGGTGACGGTAATGGCATTCACGGTAGTAGTGATGGTGGTAGCAATGCCAgtggtgatggtgatggtgatgtCGATGGTTACGATGGTGGTAGTGACAATGGTGGTTGTCGTGTTGGTGGTGGTTCCAATGAAGTTGGCGGTGGTGGTGACGAAGGTGGTGGTGATGAAAATGATAGTAGCAACGCATTGATGGTTATGGTGGTGGTAGCAATGTCAGTAGTAGTGGTGATGTTGGTTACGATGGTGGTGGCAATGATGATGGAGGTGGTGGTAACGGTGCTAGTGATTGTGGTTATAT CCAATTATGACGATGATAGTGATGGTTGTGGTggtgtggtggtggtgatgacgGAGGTGGTGGCGATTGTG CTAGACTTGAATGATTCCATACCTATGTGTTACTCCCTCGTTGGTCTCATCATTGGCCACAGGAGTGGATGA